A portion of the Eubacterium maltosivorans genome contains these proteins:
- the pcrA gene encoding DNA helicase PcrA, with amino-acid sequence MSLLDGLNEQQREAAATTEGPVLILAGAGSGKTRTIIHRIAYIIESKKAWPSQILAITFTNKAAGEMRERIAAMNVEESDRIWMYTFHAMCARIMRIHSQWLGYSDNFVIYDTDDQKRLYKTLIKELDFNDKMFPFQYVSSQISTAKNNFWTPEDYLKNNPGEFRAEKVAQYYRLYQDTLKKNNAMDFDDLIYNTLVLFKGFPEILEQYQNRFKYILVDEYQDTNHSQYELVNLLAAGHRNLCVCGDDDQSIYMWRGADINNILDFEKDYPDAKVVKLEENYRSTSVILDCANKVIANNTGRKDKNLWTRNPGDDKIVVSSFNQGYDEARFVAQEIENLRADKGYTYGDFAVLYRTNAQSRLFEEAFMREGMPYQLIGGTGFYSRMEIKDIISYLHVLINPLDNIGFMRIVNVPKRGIGTATLEKIREFAEFKGWSLMETFYHCEEVPELSSSVRNKVREFAMVMEELRDRCETDSVSELIDHVIKDTGYLEMLELGKLDHSESRIENLEELISSAVEFEKNSDDKSLTAYLETVALTAETDKYDSEEGKILLMTLHNAKGLEFPVVFLPGVEEGIFPHGRSMDNPEEMEEERRICYVGITRAKERLYMSWAAERTVYGRRQPQIQSRFLKELPPECLELNVQKYERNEIVEEASVEKKTYSFSDHLQHKPNVYKSAAPKKAKEESSGAFNLSDKVKHKKFGIGTIVEVKPNQVSIAFPGVGIKKLDPSYVTKA; translated from the coding sequence ATGAGTTTATTAGACGGACTGAATGAACAGCAGAGGGAAGCGGCAGCAACGACCGAGGGGCCGGTTTTGATTCTGGCCGGTGCCGGTTCCGGGAAAACCCGGACCATTATCCACAGAATCGCATATATTATCGAGAGTAAAAAGGCCTGGCCCTCACAGATACTGGCCATCACCTTTACCAATAAAGCGGCGGGCGAAATGCGTGAGCGTATCGCGGCCATGAACGTGGAGGAAAGCGACCGTATCTGGATGTATACTTTCCATGCCATGTGCGCCCGCATCATGCGTATCCACAGCCAGTGGCTGGGCTACAGCGATAATTTTGTCATCTATGATACCGACGACCAGAAGCGCCTTTACAAAACCCTGATCAAGGAGCTGGACTTTAATGATAAAATGTTTCCGTTCCAGTATGTATCGAGTCAGATATCAACAGCCAAAAATAATTTCTGGACGCCGGAGGATTACCTGAAGAATAATCCGGGCGAGTTCAGGGCAGAGAAGGTGGCGCAGTACTACCGCCTATACCAGGACACCCTGAAAAAGAACAACGCCATGGATTTCGATGACCTCATCTATAACACCCTGGTGCTGTTTAAAGGCTTTCCCGAAATTTTGGAGCAATACCAGAACCGGTTTAAGTACATCCTGGTCGATGAATACCAGGATACGAACCACAGCCAGTACGAGCTGGTCAACCTGCTGGCAGCAGGACACCGCAACCTGTGCGTGTGCGGTGACGACGACCAGAGTATTTATATGTGGCGAGGAGCAGATATCAACAATATCCTCGACTTTGAAAAGGACTATCCTGACGCCAAGGTGGTCAAGCTGGAGGAAAATTACCGTTCCACCAGTGTGATTCTGGACTGTGCCAACAAGGTGATCGCCAACAATACTGGCCGTAAGGATAAAAACCTCTGGACCAGAAATCCCGGGGATGATAAAATCGTTGTCTCATCCTTTAACCAGGGCTATGACGAGGCCCGCTTTGTAGCCCAGGAAATCGAGAACCTCCGGGCCGATAAGGGTTATACCTATGGTGATTTTGCAGTGCTCTACCGCACCAATGCCCAGTCCCGTCTCTTTGAAGAGGCCTTCATGCGTGAGGGCATGCCTTACCAGCTCATCGGGGGTACAGGCTTCTACTCACGTATGGAAATCAAGGACATTATTTCCTATCTTCATGTACTCATCAACCCACTGGACAACATCGGCTTCATGCGCATCGTGAACGTGCCCAAGCGCGGGATCGGCACAGCCACCCTGGAAAAAATCAGGGAATTTGCCGAGTTTAAGGGCTGGAGCCTCATGGAGACCTTCTATCACTGTGAGGAAGTGCCGGAGCTCAGCTCCAGTGTGCGCAACAAGGTCCGCGAGTTTGCCATGGTTATGGAGGAGCTGCGGGACCGCTGCGAAACCGATTCAGTCAGTGAGCTCATCGACCATGTCATCAAGGATACCGGCTATCTTGAGATGCTGGAGCTTGGAAAGCTGGACCACAGCGAGAGCCGTATCGAAAACCTCGAGGAGCTGATCTCCTCCGCTGTGGAATTTGAAAAGAACAGCGATGACAAGAGCCTGACCGCCTATCTGGAAACAGTCGCCCTGACTGCCGAGACCGACAAGTATGACAGCGAGGAAGGGAAGATCCTGCTTATGACCCTGCACAATGCCAAGGGACTCGAGTTTCCTGTGGTCTTCCTGCCAGGCGTGGAGGAGGGCATCTTCCCCCACGGCCGCTCCATGGACAATCCAGAGGAAATGGAAGAGGAACGCCGTATCTGTTATGTGGGCATCACCCGCGCCAAGGAGCGGTTGTATATGTCATGGGCGGCAGAACGCACCGTTTACGGACGCCGCCAGCCCCAGATACAGTCCCGCTTCCTGAAGGAGCTGCCTCCGGAATGCCTGGAGCTGAATGTCCAGAAATACGAGCGCAACGAGATTGTCGAGGAAGCCTCGGTTGAGAAAAAGACATACAGTTTTTCCGACCATTTGCAGCATAAACCCAATGTTTATAAATCCGCAGCGCCTAAAAAGGCCAAGGAGGAAAGCTCCGGTGCCTTTAATCTCAGCGATAAGGTCAAGCATAAAAAATTCGGCATCGGCACCATTGTCGAGGTAAAACCGAACCAGGTGTCAATCGCATTCCCGGGAGTGGGTATAAAGAAACTGGACCCGTCTTATGTAACAAAAGCCTAG